The Pyruvatibacter sp. genome has a segment encoding these proteins:
- a CDS encoding autotransporter outer membrane beta-barrel domain-containing protein: PTTINSMNITSVRAVAGVAARYTHELDNGSRFLPEGYVRALQELADPGQPISGSVVGGGTFVSSPTKRDKFSTGVGAGFTYEFTDVFSVRLLYDGEFQDDYREDSVTAAVRLEF, from the coding sequence ACCCACCACCATCAACAGCATGAACATCACGTCTGTCAGGGCTGTGGCAGGTGTGGCAGCGCGCTACACCCACGAACTGGATAATGGCAGCCGGTTCCTGCCCGAGGGCTATGTCCGCGCGCTGCAGGAACTTGCAGACCCGGGCCAGCCGATCTCAGGTTCGGTTGTGGGCGGGGGCACGTTCGTCTCAAGCCCCACCAAGCGCGACAAGTTCTCCACCGGGGTCGGCGCAGGCTTCACCTATGAGTTCACGGACGTGTTCTCGGTACGCCTGCTCTACGACGGCGAGTTCCAGGACGATTACCGCGAGGACTCAGTCACCGCTGCGGTGCGCCTGGAGTTCTGA
- a CDS encoding RlmE family RNA methyltransferase produces MSKRKAGSGTTSNTAGSTRELKQRVKTARGRKNSSTQWLQRQLNDPYVAAARRDGYRSRAAYKLLEIDDKHHFLKPGARVVDLGAAPGGWTQIAVKRTGAANGRGGHVVGIDILPMEQIAGSTVIELDFRADEAPDTLKELMGGPADVVLSDMAASATGHRPTDHLRIMALCEMALDFAVEVLKPGGSFLAKVLQGGAERDLMKALNRNFAAVRHVKPKASRSDSAEMYVLATGFKGGSRSVQGNSEA; encoded by the coding sequence ATGAGCAAACGCAAGGCCGGAAGTGGCACCACCAGCAACACTGCAGGCAGCACACGCGAACTCAAACAGCGCGTTAAGACTGCACGCGGCCGCAAGAACTCGTCCACCCAATGGCTGCAACGCCAGCTGAATGATCCGTATGTCGCAGCGGCCCGGCGCGACGGTTATCGCAGCCGGGCGGCCTACAAGCTGCTTGAAATTGACGACAAACATCATTTCCTCAAGCCCGGTGCCCGCGTGGTGGACCTGGGGGCGGCGCCCGGCGGCTGGACGCAGATTGCCGTCAAGCGCACCGGTGCTGCAAACGGGCGTGGCGGACATGTGGTGGGCATTGATATTTTGCCCATGGAACAGATAGCCGGTTCCACCGTCATCGAACTGGATTTTCGGGCTGATGAAGCGCCCGATACCTTGAAGGAACTGATGGGCGGTCCGGCAGACGTGGTGCTGTCAGATATGGCGGCGTCTGCTACCGGTCATAGGCCGACTGACCATCTGCGCATCATGGCGCTGTGCGAAATGGCACTGGATTTTGCTGTTGAAGTGCTCAAGCCCGGTGGCAGTTTTCTGGCCAAAGTGCTGCAGGGCGGTGCCGAGCGCGACCTGATGAAGGCCCTCAACCGGAACTTTGCCGCCGTCCGTCACGTAAAGCCGAAGGCCAGCCGCTCCGATTCGGCTGAAATGTATGTGCTGGCGACAGGCTTCAAAGGCGGATCCCGCTCTGTTCAGGGCAATTCCGAGGCCTGA
- a CDS encoding response regulator, with amino-acid sequence MSRETKRDLSGMDIVLVEESSYLRSILTQLVKTFQPKSLDVHHDEDSAISRLAFAPTDCVLVDWRPEDGIGPKLMKFVRRNTACHSPEAGVVSMASVASRDSVELSRDLGSNVYLTKPFSATDLRKKIEASIFAPRNFVVAEGFVGPDRRHRKASFDGGDRRGNGPLTQNEIDSMMAT; translated from the coding sequence ATGTCCCGCGAGACAAAAAGAGATCTCTCCGGCATGGATATCGTGCTGGTGGAGGAGTCATCGTATCTGCGTTCTATACTTACGCAGCTGGTGAAAACGTTTCAGCCAAAATCGCTGGATGTTCATCATGACGAAGACAGCGCCATTTCACGGCTGGCATTCGCCCCAACGGACTGCGTCCTGGTGGACTGGCGCCCTGAGGACGGAATTGGCCCCAAACTCATGAAGTTTGTTCGCCGTAACACGGCCTGCCACTCGCCCGAAGCAGGCGTAGTAAGCATGGCGTCGGTGGCCTCGCGCGACAGCGTGGAGCTATCGCGCGATCTGGGCTCGAACGTCTATTTGACCAAACCGTTCTCAGCGACAGACCTTCGCAAGAAAATTGAAGCGTCAATATTTGCTCCCCGCAACTTTGTAGTGGCAGAAGGATTTGTCGGCCCCGACCGGCGTCACCGCAAGGCATCGTTTGATGGCGGGGATCGCCGTGGCAACGGCCCGCTGACGCAAAACGAAATTGATTCGATGATGGCCACCTAA
- a CDS encoding Ppx/GppA phosphatase family protein: MDEPHDTVRAAPASPGDAGPEPQRDAGAPGAAREETPPSSPPGAEHAVLSATGADNPSGVSATQKPLRHQRNKNRGDKSTPAYAAIDLGTNNCRLLVAQPAGGTFEVIDAFSRIVRLGEGLGNSDELSAEAMDRAVGALRICAAKMRRRNVARARVIATQACRHAVNSGMFIERVARETGLELEVVTPEEEARLAVLGCTPLLDKSASRALVFDIGGGSTELVWLDMTNIGPAGEPHVLAWASLPVGVVTLADRYDGRTLNRTGYEKMVQEVTALLNDRPWSEEMDAQLDEAVAKGDIHLLGTSGTVTTIAGIHLGLRRYDRSKVDGTWIDFADVSAVTQALSLMTLEERANVPCIGRERADLVLAGCAILEAIQTSWPCRRLRVADRGLREGILITLMREDRRNQKRKRRRRRGGRKRAQQTNL; this comes from the coding sequence GTGGACGAACCGCACGATACAGTGCGGGCGGCCCCGGCTTCCCCTGGCGACGCCGGCCCTGAGCCGCAGCGCGACGCCGGAGCGCCCGGCGCCGCGCGCGAGGAAACACCGCCCTCTTCGCCGCCCGGCGCAGAGCACGCCGTCTTGTCTGCGACGGGAGCCGACAATCCGTCAGGAGTTTCAGCCACACAAAAACCTCTGCGTCACCAACGCAACAAAAATCGTGGCGACAAGAGCACCCCTGCCTATGCAGCTATAGATCTGGGCACAAACAATTGCCGACTTTTGGTAGCCCAACCGGCCGGCGGTACGTTTGAGGTTATTGATGCATTTTCGCGCATCGTTCGGCTTGGGGAGGGTCTGGGTAACAGCGATGAGTTAAGCGCGGAGGCAATGGACAGAGCGGTAGGGGCGCTGCGCATCTGCGCTGCCAAAATGCGCCGCCGTAATGTCGCCCGTGCGCGCGTTATTGCCACCCAGGCCTGCCGTCATGCGGTCAACTCAGGCATGTTCATTGAACGCGTCGCCCGCGAGACGGGCCTCGAACTGGAAGTCGTAACGCCAGAGGAAGAAGCCCGCCTGGCTGTTTTGGGGTGCACGCCCCTGCTGGACAAATCAGCCAGCAGGGCATTGGTGTTCGATATCGGCGGGGGCTCAACCGAGCTTGTGTGGCTTGATATGACGAACATAGGCCCGGCCGGCGAACCTCATGTGTTGGCCTGGGCATCCCTGCCGGTTGGCGTTGTAACTCTCGCCGACAGATACGACGGCCGAACCCTGAACCGCACCGGGTACGAAAAAATGGTGCAGGAAGTGACCGCGCTGCTGAATGACCGTCCGTGGTCTGAGGAAATGGACGCACAGCTTGATGAGGCTGTAGCCAAGGGTGATATCCACCTGCTTGGCACGTCCGGCACCGTCACCACCATTGCCGGCATCCACTTGGGCTTGCGCCGGTATGACCGTTCAAAAGTGGACGGCACCTGGATTGATTTTGCCGATGTCTCCGCCGTCACCCAGGCTCTCAGCCTGATGACACTTGAGGAACGTGCAAACGTGCCGTGCATCGGCAGGGAGCGCGCCGACCTTGTATTGGCAGGCTGTGCTATCCTCGAAGCTATACAGACGTCGTGGCCCTGTCGCCGCCTGCGCGTGGCGGACCGGGGGTTGCGCGAAGGCATTCTCATTACCCTGATGCGCGAAGACAGGCGCAATCAGAAACGCAAGCGCCGCCGCAGGCGTGGCGGGCGTAAAAGGGCGCAGCAGACAAACCTATGA
- the speG gene encoding spermidine N1-acetyltransferase, which yields MSDAWSRAAEPNAAGMKSSRVAGCWPTPRTMHLRRNNHKSRHAPLLCGYTRDQGGDSALPSPCLAEMSFEMAATQIRLRALEKHDLPFVHELNNNRRVMNYWFEEPYESFVELEELYLKHIHDLSERRFLAIDQANERVGLVELVEISYIHRRAEFQIIIAPTHQGKGCAKRVTTLALDYAFCVLNLNKVYLLVSTENAAAISVYEQTGFIQEGCLVNEFFVDGAYQDAIRMYQLQEPFLARRKN from the coding sequence ATGAGCGATGCATGGTCGCGTGCCGCCGAACCCAACGCTGCTGGCATGAAGAGCAGCCGAGTGGCTGGTTGTTGGCCCACGCCTCGCACCATGCACCTCAGGCGCAACAATCATAAATCCCGGCACGCGCCGCTGCTTTGCGGATACACTCGCGACCAAGGCGGCGACTCAGCGCTGCCTTCTCCATGTCTCGCGGAAATGAGCTTCGAAATGGCCGCTACCCAAATCAGACTACGTGCTCTTGAAAAGCACGACCTGCCGTTTGTGCATGAACTCAATAACAATCGCAGGGTGATGAACTACTGGTTTGAGGAGCCCTATGAATCATTCGTGGAACTGGAGGAGCTTTACCTCAAGCACATCCACGATTTGTCTGAACGGCGTTTCCTGGCGATTGACCAAGCCAACGAACGCGTCGGCCTCGTCGAGCTTGTCGAGATAAGTTACATCCACCGCCGCGCCGAGTTCCAGATCATCATTGCCCCGACGCATCAGGGAAAAGGCTGCGCGAAACGCGTCACCACGCTGGCCCTCGACTATGCGTTTTGCGTGCTCAACCTCAACAAGGTGTATCTTCTCGTTTCAACCGAGAATGCCGCCGCCATCAGTGTTTACGAACAGACCGGATTCATCCAGGAGGGCTGTTTGGTCAACGAATTTTTCGTCGATGGCGCCTATCAGGATGCAATCCGCATGTACCAGCTTCAGGAACCATTTCTGGCCCGGCGAAAAAACTGA